A single region of the Jatrophihabitans sp. GAS493 genome encodes:
- a CDS encoding DUF3427 domain-containing protein, producing the protein MTDELSPGLYETILDAALDERLGDLDPLLVKRGVLRSADASDRIAQHLARLLRRALDSVPDVDRVAVGVDVLRRLLGEVGTRIPQSNADDVMPLASGETLFGIGDWRPDGSVRMPLGPLIPLLDTTLLTNAPGEPRVGQQVLREIESADAIDVVMAFVRRSGLLPLANALRDHCARGKRLRVLTTTYTGSTEAKALELLADLGAEVRVSYDLTTTRLHAKAWVFHRRSAFSTAYVGSSNLTHSAQVAGMEWNVRVSGARNPDVVDKIEAVFESYWQGGDFVPYNADDFRDALARSGRAADSSGQMMSPVEIRLEPFQERLLELIAVSRARGHHRNLLVSATGTGKTVMAAVDYTRLRSALPRARLLFVAHREEILDQSRATFRHAMRDYAFGEKWVGGARPAAFEHVFASVQSLSVANLEHLDPDHFDVVIIDEFHHAAAPSYHALLDRLTPRELLGLTATPERADGLPILHWFDDRIAAELRLWDAIEQHRLTPFAYYGIHDGTDLTSVPWRRGHGYDTATLTDVYTADDAWARLVFRQLDEHVDDIFTMRCLGFCVSVAHAQFMARHFRALGVSAVAVSGDTPRDERRKALLDLADGRVQVIFSVDLFNEGIDVPAVDVVLMLRPTESATLFLQQLGRGLRTAPNKTVCTVLDFVGLHRTDFRFDLRYRGLLGGSRRELEQAVEVGFPFLPAGCHMELDRVTQDIVLRSIQRAIPSRWPAKVAELRTLTASRTRVTLVEYLTETGLELSDIYASNRGWSDLQEAAGVAVAPAGANEVALRRGVGRMQHLDDDQRIATLAALLRRNAVPDAVTMSEVERRLARMVIANLSDTVLSRDASLQDGIDLVWSHPQILAELSDLLDVLRGRIDHLHSDAMPGIPLQVHARYTRIEILAAVGEGTAARAPQWREGVYDSKASRSDLLAFTLDKTSGDFSPTTRYRDYAISPELIHWESQSGTRADSPTGRRYQNHVAMGRSVLLFARERADDRALWFLGPATYVSHEGEKPMAITWKLRTPLPGDLFAAFAAAIA; encoded by the coding sequence GTGACCGACGAACTCAGCCCAGGTCTGTACGAGACGATCCTCGACGCGGCCCTAGACGAGCGCTTGGGTGACCTGGACCCGCTACTGGTGAAGCGCGGGGTGCTTCGCTCAGCTGATGCCTCTGATCGGATCGCGCAGCACCTGGCCCGTTTGCTGCGTCGAGCGCTTGACTCGGTGCCCGACGTCGACCGTGTTGCGGTCGGTGTTGATGTGCTCCGGCGGTTGTTAGGCGAGGTCGGTACTCGTATCCCGCAGAGCAATGCGGACGACGTGATGCCCCTTGCATCGGGGGAGACGCTTTTCGGCATTGGCGATTGGCGACCCGACGGGTCGGTCCGCATGCCGCTGGGGCCCCTCATCCCACTGCTGGACACAACCCTGTTGACCAACGCGCCGGGCGAGCCCCGGGTTGGGCAGCAAGTCCTGCGGGAGATCGAGTCGGCGGACGCTATCGATGTGGTGATGGCATTCGTCCGTCGCAGCGGGCTGCTTCCATTGGCGAACGCGCTGCGCGACCATTGCGCTCGTGGCAAGCGACTGCGCGTTCTGACGACCACCTACACCGGGTCCACCGAGGCGAAAGCACTGGAACTCCTCGCCGATCTCGGCGCTGAGGTCAGGGTCTCCTACGACCTCACGACGACGCGACTACATGCGAAGGCCTGGGTCTTTCATCGCCGCTCGGCGTTCAGCACCGCGTATGTGGGCTCGTCGAATCTGACTCACTCAGCCCAGGTCGCGGGGATGGAGTGGAACGTCCGGGTCTCGGGTGCTCGCAACCCGGACGTGGTCGACAAGATTGAGGCCGTGTTCGAGAGCTACTGGCAAGGAGGTGACTTTGTCCCGTATAACGCCGACGACTTCCGGGACGCACTAGCCCGGTCGGGGCGCGCAGCCGACTCGTCCGGGCAGATGATGAGCCCGGTCGAAATACGACTCGAGCCGTTCCAGGAGCGGTTACTCGAACTCATTGCGGTGTCTCGAGCCCGGGGCCACCATCGGAATCTGCTCGTCTCCGCAACCGGGACCGGCAAAACGGTGATGGCCGCCGTCGACTACACCCGGCTGCGATCGGCACTGCCGAGGGCTCGGCTCCTGTTCGTTGCTCATCGCGAAGAGATCCTTGACCAGAGCCGAGCGACCTTCAGGCACGCGATGCGCGACTACGCCTTCGGTGAGAAGTGGGTCGGCGGCGCTCGCCCAGCAGCATTCGAGCACGTCTTTGCATCGGTGCAGAGCCTGAGCGTCGCGAACCTCGAGCATCTGGATCCGGATCACTTCGACGTGGTGATCATCGACGAGTTCCATCATGCTGCCGCGCCGTCATATCATGCTCTGCTCGACAGATTGACCCCGCGAGAACTCCTTGGCCTCACCGCGACACCCGAACGAGCGGACGGACTGCCGATCCTGCACTGGTTCGATGATCGGATCGCGGCGGAACTTCGACTGTGGGACGCGATCGAGCAGCACCGACTGACACCGTTCGCGTACTACGGGATCCACGACGGGACCGACCTGACAAGTGTTCCCTGGCGCCGAGGTCACGGCTATGACACCGCAACCCTGACCGACGTGTACACAGCAGACGACGCGTGGGCCCGGCTCGTATTCCGGCAATTGGATGAACACGTCGACGACATCTTCACGATGCGCTGCCTCGGTTTCTGCGTCAGCGTCGCCCACGCCCAGTTCATGGCACGGCACTTCCGGGCGCTCGGGGTTTCGGCGGTCGCTGTATCGGGGGACACTCCGCGCGATGAGCGGCGCAAAGCGCTCCTGGATCTGGCCGACGGGCGGGTGCAGGTCATCTTCTCCGTTGACCTGTTCAACGAAGGTATCGATGTTCCGGCGGTGGACGTCGTCTTGATGCTTCGCCCCACCGAGAGCGCGACCCTGTTCCTCCAACAACTTGGCCGTGGATTGCGCACAGCGCCGAACAAGACGGTCTGCACCGTCCTCGACTTTGTGGGCTTGCACCGCACCGACTTCAGATTCGACCTGCGCTACCGAGGACTACTCGGCGGAAGCAGGCGAGAGCTCGAACAAGCGGTGGAGGTCGGCTTTCCCTTCCTGCCGGCCGGCTGCCATATGGAATTGGACCGCGTCACTCAAGACATCGTGCTACGCAGCATCCAGCGGGCGATTCCTTCGCGTTGGCCGGCTAAGGTTGCCGAGTTGCGAACTCTCACGGCGTCACGAACGCGCGTGACTCTCGTCGAATACCTCACTGAGACCGGACTAGAACTGTCCGACATCTATGCGAGCAATCGTGGATGGTCCGATCTTCAGGAAGCCGCCGGTGTAGCCGTGGCGCCCGCGGGCGCTAACGAGGTTGCGCTTCGTCGTGGCGTCGGCCGTATGCAGCACCTCGACGACGATCAACGGATCGCCACGCTGGCGGCGCTACTCAGGCGGAACGCGGTTCCCGACGCGGTGACCATGAGCGAAGTTGAACGGCGCCTGGCGCGAATGGTCATCGCGAACCTCTCCGACACGGTGCTGAGTCGCGACGCTTCACTACAGGACGGTATTGACCTGGTTTGGTCGCATCCGCAGATCCTGGCTGAACTATCGGACCTGCTCGATGTTTTGCGTGGCCGCATCGATCATCTGCACAGTGATGCGATGCCGGGCATACCCCTGCAGGTCCATGCACGCTACACGCGCATCGAGATTCTGGCCGCTGTCGGAGAAGGCACGGCCGCCAGGGCCCCACAGTGGCGCGAAGGGGTTTATGACTCGAAGGCTTCCCGATCCGATCTGCTGGCGTTCACCCTGGACAAGACCAGCGGCGACTTCTCGCCGACCACCCGCTACCGCGACTACGCGATCTCGCCGGAATTGATCCACTGGGAGAGCCAGTCGGGTACCCGAGCCGACAGCCCGACTGGCCGTCGCTACCAGAACCACGTGGCGATGGGCCGATCGGTCCTGCTTTTCGCCCGGGAGCGAGCTGACGATCGGGCCCTCTGGTTCCTCGGGCCAGCAACCTACGTGAGCCATGAAGGCGAGAAGCCGATGGCAATTACGTGGAAGCTGCGCACCCCGCTTCCCGGTGACCTCTTCGCAGCGTTCGCCGCAGCCATCGCCTGA
- a CDS encoding DUF2075 domain-containing protein, with protein sequence MPPPARFNSCCLGTSSLTLRYSASALASVANPNSVVEQLAEQLIYSSLRRPAPSEVRSWERSIPVIARDLVDAGLGSVEVLLEYQLPLSSLRADVVLAGAHPTTGRPSYVIVELKQWTHAHHWEDDRNLVTVPGMPGGPKSHPVRQVRNYCTHITDFARTLQGNNDAIAGVAYLHNAVNRESVADLFDYDFDAHGQLFTGGDRGRFHDFLRVRLDGEVPGAPYADELLRSAIGPSRQLLALAAEEVQNREQFTLQGNQQLAVDLVMHEVQQAHRADQKSIVLVSGGPGSGKSVIALSLLGELSRQGRQVLHATGSRSFTQTLRKVAGKRAPRVQKMFMYFNQFMDADRNGLDVLILDEAHRIRETSANRYTRANLRTGRPQLDELVSAARVPVFLLDQNQVVRPGESGSVETIKTYAEANGLRVHEIALDEQYRCGGSAAYVKWVEQLLGLVDDAPEPWGGDAHFQLAVADSPEELEQMLLVKESDGYTSRMAAGYCWPWSDPRPDETLVADVAIGSWARPWNVKGERRVGDAPPAALWAFDPGGVGQVGCVYTAQGFEYDWNGVIIGPDLVWRNGAFVSNRSANRDPDFRSQKNVSDQHFDELVRNVYKVLMTRGMVGTVLYSTDAETRDALRTLVSSGARISRI encoded by the coding sequence ATGCCTCCACCCGCACGATTCAATTCGTGCTGCCTGGGGACAAGTTCGTTGACGCTTCGCTATTCCGCATCCGCTCTCGCGTCTGTGGCGAACCCGAATTCCGTGGTGGAGCAGTTGGCCGAACAGCTGATCTACAGCTCGCTGCGCCGCCCTGCTCCGAGCGAGGTGCGGTCGTGGGAGCGCAGCATCCCGGTGATCGCTCGCGACCTGGTGGACGCTGGCCTTGGTTCGGTCGAGGTCCTCCTCGAGTACCAGCTGCCGCTGAGTTCGCTGCGCGCGGACGTTGTCCTGGCCGGCGCACACCCGACTACCGGCCGACCGTCATATGTGATCGTCGAACTCAAGCAGTGGACCCACGCCCACCACTGGGAGGACGACCGCAACCTTGTGACCGTGCCAGGTATGCCCGGCGGACCGAAATCCCACCCGGTGCGGCAGGTCCGCAACTACTGCACCCACATCACGGACTTCGCCCGAACGCTCCAGGGCAACAATGATGCGATTGCCGGAGTCGCCTACCTGCACAACGCGGTCAACCGCGAGTCAGTAGCTGACCTGTTCGACTATGATTTCGACGCTCATGGCCAGCTCTTCACCGGCGGCGATCGTGGACGCTTTCATGACTTTCTGCGCGTCCGATTGGACGGTGAGGTGCCCGGAGCGCCGTACGCGGATGAACTACTGCGATCCGCGATCGGACCCTCCAGGCAACTCCTGGCCCTTGCGGCCGAGGAGGTGCAGAACCGTGAACAGTTCACTCTGCAGGGAAATCAACAGCTCGCCGTCGACCTGGTCATGCACGAAGTTCAGCAAGCCCATCGCGCTGACCAGAAGTCCATCGTCCTCGTCTCCGGTGGTCCCGGCAGCGGTAAGAGCGTAATCGCTCTATCTTTACTCGGGGAACTGTCGCGGCAGGGTCGTCAAGTGCTGCATGCCACCGGGTCTCGGTCATTCACGCAGACGCTGCGCAAGGTCGCCGGCAAACGAGCGCCGCGAGTACAGAAGATGTTCATGTACTTCAACCAGTTCATGGACGCTGACCGGAACGGCCTTGACGTCCTTATCCTCGACGAGGCCCACCGAATTCGAGAGACCTCGGCCAATCGCTACACGCGAGCGAATTTGAGGACGGGCCGACCCCAGCTCGACGAGCTTGTGTCAGCTGCACGGGTTCCGGTTTTCCTACTCGACCAGAATCAGGTCGTCCGCCCGGGCGAGTCTGGCTCGGTAGAGACGATCAAGACGTACGCGGAGGCGAATGGGCTGCGCGTCCATGAGATTGCGCTGGACGAGCAGTACCGCTGCGGCGGCAGTGCGGCCTACGTGAAGTGGGTGGAACAGCTCCTGGGGCTGGTCGATGATGCGCCTGAGCCTTGGGGCGGTGACGCGCACTTTCAGCTGGCGGTGGCGGATTCGCCGGAGGAACTCGAACAGATGCTGCTGGTGAAGGAGTCGGACGGATACACCTCGCGGATGGCGGCGGGATACTGCTGGCCGTGGAGTGATCCTCGTCCTGACGAGACGCTGGTCGCGGATGTAGCGATCGGGAGCTGGGCGCGGCCTTGGAATGTGAAGGGTGAGCGGCGGGTTGGCGACGCTCCGCCGGCTGCGCTCTGGGCGTTCGATCCGGGTGGGGTCGGTCAGGTCGGCTGCGTCTACACCGCTCAGGGATTCGAGTACGACTGGAATGGCGTGATCATCGGGCCGGATCTCGTTTGGCGCAACGGCGCGTTCGTTAGCAATCGATCCGCGAATCGTGACCCGGACTTCCGAAGCCAGAAGAACGTAAGTGATCAGCACTTCGACGAGTTGGTCCGCAACGTGTACAAGGTGCTGATGACCCGGGGGATGGTCGGCACGGTGCTCTACTCGACGGATGCCGAGACGCGGGATGCGTTGCGGACGCTGGTCTCCTCCGGAGCTCGAATATCCCGAATCTGA
- a CDS encoding nucleotide pyrophosphohydrolase: protein MSNIEDVRRAFTEFTRERGWGQFHDPKSLILALVGEVGELAELFQWVPATEAVDLASVNPLRTRAEEEMADVFIYLSALADALGVDLLDAAVRKLEAAQERFPIADVFGRAPDKAAPD, encoded by the coding sequence GTGTCCAATATCGAGGATGTACGGCGGGCCTTCACCGAGTTCACTCGGGAACGAGGATGGGGTCAGTTCCACGATCCGAAGTCGCTGATTCTGGCACTCGTCGGCGAGGTCGGTGAGCTCGCGGAGCTTTTCCAGTGGGTGCCGGCAACGGAGGCGGTAGACCTGGCGTCGGTCAACCCACTTCGCACGCGGGCCGAGGAGGAAATGGCCGACGTATTCATCTACCTGTCGGCGTTAGCTGACGCGCTGGGCGTCGATCTGCTCGACGCCGCTGTACGCAAGTTGGAGGCCGCGCAGGAACGGTTTCCGATCGCCGACGTGTTCGGACGCGCGCCGGATAAGGCAGCGCCGGACTAG
- a CDS encoding HNH endonuclease, whose protein sequence is MRAGDDLFIWRAKVGLLAYCRALADAERVQLDTHVPWPDKSKYRYVMPIQILSDRWSAGPVISRWTELDTLGQIGGVPASQFPPVAEDCLHSIRQLFGEPPGPESWDRSYPSDISLDLAEMAVDHRVASIGALRTRQGQDKFRAALLTAYGRRCAITGTNTEEVLEAAHISAYRGPHTNLVANGLLLRADIHTLFDLNRLTVLPGGRVRVDPAIGASSEYWELDSRSIRVPVDPRDQPDVGLLRSHNATCEWLPALSV, encoded by the coding sequence GTGCGCGCTGGAGATGATTTGTTCATCTGGCGGGCCAAGGTCGGCTTGCTCGCATATTGTCGAGCGCTGGCTGACGCCGAACGGGTTCAGCTAGATACCCACGTCCCGTGGCCAGACAAGAGCAAGTACCGCTACGTAATGCCGATCCAGATTCTGTCTGACCGGTGGTCGGCAGGCCCGGTGATCAGTCGGTGGACCGAGCTCGATACGTTGGGCCAAATCGGCGGCGTGCCAGCGAGCCAGTTCCCTCCAGTCGCCGAGGACTGCCTTCACTCTATTCGACAGCTTTTCGGTGAGCCGCCGGGGCCCGAGTCCTGGGATCGCAGCTACCCATCGGATATTTCGCTCGATCTTGCCGAGATGGCGGTGGATCACCGGGTTGCATCCATAGGCGCCTTACGTACGCGCCAAGGCCAGGACAAGTTTCGCGCGGCGCTTCTAACTGCCTACGGTCGGCGCTGCGCGATCACCGGGACCAACACGGAGGAAGTTCTGGAGGCGGCGCACATCTCCGCGTATCGAGGGCCACACACCAACCTCGTGGCGAACGGCTTGTTGCTTCGAGCGGATATTCACACGCTTTTCGACCTCAATCGGTTGACGGTGCTTCCCGGTGGCAGGGTTCGAGTCGATCCCGCGATCGGTGCATCTTCCGAGTACTGGGAGCTGGATAGCCGGTCAATTCGAGTTCCTGTCGATCCCCGCGATCAGCCGGATGTTGGTCTACTCCGCTCCCATAACGCGACTTGCGAGTGGTTACCGGCACTTAGCGTCTAG
- a CDS encoding metallophosphoesterase gives MGGEDPKIVAMAGDWHGNLGWVLRMIPIVFDAGVKVIVQLGDFGYWRDDNDTRKYLLRLAQQLTKRDMQLYWLDGNHEDHTRLQALPRDADGTRPISPGITHLPRGHRWTWHDEAGTPHTWLALGGAVSVDRNARKPGRSWWPEEEITDADVRVATERGPVDVMVTHDAPAGVEVPGLEDNAWPSDALVDADGHRQRLRDVVDVLRPKQLWHGHYHVRYEAELDLAEDPAVPTAPAICQVHGLDCDDSHWARNIVLADVAGRPVDWPNAE, from the coding sequence ATGGGAGGCGAAGATCCGAAGATCGTGGCGATGGCAGGCGACTGGCACGGCAACCTCGGCTGGGTACTCCGAATGATTCCGATCGTCTTCGATGCCGGCGTGAAGGTGATCGTGCAGCTCGGCGACTTCGGGTACTGGCGCGACGACAACGACACCCGTAAATACCTGCTCCGCCTCGCGCAGCAACTCACCAAACGCGACATGCAGCTGTACTGGCTCGACGGCAACCACGAGGACCACACCCGCCTACAAGCACTGCCACGGGATGCCGACGGCACGAGGCCGATCAGCCCGGGGATCACTCATCTGCCTCGTGGACACCGCTGGACGTGGCACGACGAGGCGGGGACGCCTCACACCTGGCTCGCGCTCGGCGGAGCGGTCAGCGTCGACCGCAACGCCCGCAAGCCAGGTCGCAGTTGGTGGCCCGAAGAGGAGATCACCGACGCCGACGTTCGCGTGGCCACAGAACGCGGACCCGTCGATGTGATGGTTACGCACGATGCACCGGCCGGCGTAGAGGTCCCCGGGCTGGAAGACAACGCGTGGCCATCTGACGCGTTGGTCGACGCTGACGGGCATCGACAGCGCTTGCGCGACGTCGTTGACGTGCTGCGCCCGAAGCAGCTGTGGCACGGCCATTACCACGTCCGATACGAGGCGGAACTCGATCTCGCAGAGGACCCTGCCGTGCCTACGGCTCCCGCGATCTGCCAGGTCCATGGACTCGATTGTGACGACAGCCACTGGGCTCGGAATATCGTGCTGGCCGATGTCGCAGGCCGACCAGTCGATTGGCCGAACGCTGAATAG
- a CDS encoding IS110 family transposase: MTMLAEIVDAVIGGDTHRDTHALEMLAPNGTTLSTTVIDNDEDGYATAIAWIAELAPGPRVVLGLEGTRSYGIGLARAATQAGLTVVEVERPRRQERRRGKSDPIDAHLAALQVLRMNADRLPTPRADGDREALRILLSARREMTTSKTRQTNRLRALLLSGDDTDRGLARGKLTQARLQSIARRRGRSADTVEQAVRRAETRRLALAIDATMTELVGNKEQLATIVESFAPGLLDRPGVGPVSAGQAIVTWSHHGRCRNDAAFAALAGASPVPASSGRTVRHRLNRGGDRQLNRALHDIAKTRWRHDPRTVDYVARRRAAGKPDREIRRTLKRYIARELFRALEATQAA; encoded by the coding sequence ATGACCATGCTCGCAGAGATTGTCGATGCCGTCATCGGCGGCGACACCCACCGAGACACCCACGCCCTGGAGATGCTCGCCCCCAACGGCACGACCCTGTCGACGACTGTCATCGACAACGACGAGGACGGCTACGCGACGGCCATCGCCTGGATAGCCGAGTTGGCACCGGGGCCTCGGGTCGTTCTCGGACTGGAGGGCACCCGCAGCTACGGGATCGGTCTGGCCCGGGCCGCGACGCAGGCGGGCCTGACCGTGGTAGAGGTCGAGCGGCCGCGACGCCAGGAGCGACGCCGAGGCAAATCCGACCCGATCGACGCGCACCTGGCCGCGTTACAGGTACTCCGGATGAACGCAGACCGGCTGCCGACTCCCCGCGCTGACGGCGACCGGGAGGCGTTACGCATCCTGCTCAGCGCGCGGCGGGAGATGACCACAAGCAAGACCCGACAGACCAACCGCCTGCGGGCACTGTTGCTCAGCGGCGATGACACCGACCGTGGCCTGGCCCGGGGCAAACTCACCCAAGCCCGGCTGCAATCCATCGCACGCCGGCGCGGGCGCAGCGCTGACACCGTAGAACAGGCAGTACGCCGGGCGGAGACGCGTCGCCTGGCTCTGGCCATCGATGCGACCATGACGGAGCTGGTCGGCAACAAGGAGCAGCTGGCCACGATCGTCGAGTCATTCGCCCCCGGCCTACTCGACCGGCCCGGGGTCGGACCCGTCAGCGCCGGCCAGGCCATCGTCACATGGTCCCATCACGGGCGGTGCCGTAACGACGCCGCATTCGCCGCCCTGGCCGGGGCAAGCCCGGTCCCGGCCAGTAGCGGACGGACCGTACGGCATCGCCTCAACCGCGGGGGAGACCGCCAACTCAACCGAGCCCTGCACGACATCGCCAAGACCCGCTGGCGCCACGACCCCCGTACCGTCGACTACGTCGCCCGCCGCCGCGCCGCCGGCAAACCCGACCGCGAAATCCGCCGCACGCTCAAGCGCTACATCGCCCGCGAACTGTTCCGCGCGTTAGAGGCCACCCAGGCCGCTTGA